From a single Candidatus Binatia bacterium genomic region:
- a CDS encoding MBL fold metallo-hydrolase, translating to MPVAKLRPISSHVAAIDLHGRFQVAVFLVRHEHGLLAVDAGFPGWAYAILTAAQSLPEPNRITHVILTHAHSDHIGGAGILATECGAEILCSEAERPYIEDGRSLASAACSLGSKISLTLNHWMQQRQVQPVKVAGTLAEGDRLGGLSVVGMPGHTPGQIALVHEKDRLVLCADALFNVRGGVGYDPAPGVTADLVAAEASMRRLADIGVDDVAPSHGPALLGDARERIAAFLERR from the coding sequence ATGCCGGTAGCCAAGCTTCGTCCGATCAGCAGCCACGTTGCGGCGATCGATCTCCATGGGCGCTTCCAAGTGGCCGTGTTCCTCGTTCGCCACGAGCACGGTCTGCTCGCCGTCGATGCGGGCTTTCCCGGCTGGGCGTACGCGATTCTCACGGCCGCGCAGTCGTTGCCGGAGCCGAATCGCATCACGCACGTGATCCTCACCCACGCTCATTCCGATCACATCGGCGGCGCCGGCATCCTCGCGACGGAGTGCGGCGCGGAGATCCTCTGCTCGGAGGCGGAACGCCCGTACATCGAGGACGGGCGCTCTCTCGCGTCGGCGGCCTGTAGTCTCGGCTCGAAAATATCCTTGACGCTGAACCATTGGATGCAGCAGCGCCAGGTCCAGCCGGTGAAGGTCGCGGGAACGCTCGCCGAAGGCGATCGCCTCGGTGGCTTGTCCGTCGTCGGCATGCCCGGACACACCCCCGGGCAGATCGCGCTGGTCCACGAGAAGGATCGCCTGGTGCTCTGCGCAGATGCACTGTTCAACGTCCGCGGCGGCGTCGGCTACGACCCGGCCCCGGGGGTGACCGCCGACCTCGTGGCCGCCGAAGCATCAATGCGGAGGCTCGCCGACATCGGCGTCGACGATGTCGCGCCCAGCCATGGCCCCGCGCTTCTGGGCGATGCACGAGAGCGGATCGCGGCGTTTCTCGAACGTCGCTGA
- a CDS encoding error-prone DNA polymerase yields the protein MSDWGYVELRCRSAFSFLAGSSPPEDLIRRAAELGHGALALADRDGLYGAPRFWKAAKAAGTRPIVGAEVTLSSGRLLLLVESRTGYRNLSKLLTRGQARGEKGTSLVEPAELEQHAAGLICLAGAGESPLTNALRRGDSARATKLSGWLQGIFPSRVWVDVQRSLDPRVERRTRVLRDLADSVGIPLVASGDVRAARRSDRRVLDVLTCIGQKTTLDRAGRRLPINGEQHLVPPQVTAMRFRDFPGAIEATRTIAERCEFTLDGLGYRFPEFPVGPGETSQGMLARLTFDGARERYGHPLSSRVEEQLRHELAVIGKLELSGYFLIVWDIVRFCRDQGILVQGRGSAANSAVCYSLGITAVDAVGMELLFERFLSEERGEWPDIDLDLPSGDRREQVIQYVYRRYGPPEAIRRGPADINTAGSGVAMTANVITYRAKSALREAGKALGFAPLQLDRLSKHMAHIGFHDENDNLVSRLREGGVDVESPRVKLLVRCVESLQGLPRHLGQHSGGLVIAAGRLDEVVPLEPASMPGRTVVQWDKDDCADLGLIKIDLLGLGMMAVLEEALPLVREYEGIDLDLAKLPVDDPETYAMMRRADTVGVFQIESRAQMATLPRLKPKTFYDLVVEVAIIRPGPIVGQMVHPYLNRRSGREEIVYPHPRLEPILRRTLGVPLFQEQLLRVAMAVGGFSGGEAEELRRAMGFKRSVQLMQEIEQRLRTGLDENGIQGDAAEAIVRSITSFALYGFPESHAASFALIAYASAYLKAHHPAAFLCSLLNAWPMGFYHPSTLVKDAQQHGVRVLAIDVTCSNWESTMERGTKEGEGPAVRLGLRFVRGLREESARRLEASRNEAPFRDVADLVHRAELQQREGESLAELGALGGLADPSRRAALWQVAGLPKPSEKLLSGLPSPVSGAGPPPMTRLEETLADYRASGITTGPHVMAHLREDLDRRGIVPVADMALLADGSRATTAGLVIVRQRPMTAKGFCFLTLEDETGIGNAVITPSRYADLRRVLSAHPLVVLEGEIQRKDDVTHLRVDQMEPLGLDGPTPPSHDFR from the coding sequence GTGTCCGATTGGGGCTACGTCGAACTTCGCTGTCGCAGCGCCTTCTCCTTCCTCGCGGGGTCGTCGCCGCCTGAGGATCTCATCCGGCGCGCGGCCGAGTTGGGGCACGGCGCGTTGGCTTTGGCCGATCGCGACGGCCTCTACGGGGCACCACGCTTCTGGAAGGCGGCCAAGGCCGCCGGGACGCGGCCGATCGTCGGTGCCGAGGTCACGCTCTCGTCCGGCCGGCTGCTCCTGCTGGTCGAGAGTCGCACCGGGTATCGGAATCTCAGCAAGCTCCTCACCCGAGGTCAGGCACGCGGGGAGAAGGGCACGTCCCTCGTCGAGCCCGCGGAACTCGAGCAACACGCTGCGGGTCTGATCTGCCTCGCCGGAGCCGGGGAGAGCCCCCTGACCAACGCGCTCCGTCGGGGGGATTCAGCGCGGGCCACGAAGCTGTCGGGATGGTTGCAGGGGATCTTCCCCTCGCGGGTCTGGGTCGACGTCCAGCGCTCCCTCGATCCGCGTGTCGAGCGCCGCACGCGAGTCCTGCGCGATCTCGCGGATTCCGTCGGGATTCCACTCGTCGCGAGCGGCGACGTCCGCGCCGCTCGGCGCAGCGACCGTCGGGTCCTCGACGTCCTCACGTGCATCGGCCAGAAGACCACGCTCGACCGCGCGGGCCGTCGGCTCCCCATCAACGGCGAGCAGCACCTCGTGCCGCCTCAGGTCACCGCGATGCGCTTTCGCGACTTCCCGGGAGCAATCGAAGCCACGCGCACGATCGCCGAGCGCTGTGAGTTCACGCTCGACGGTTTGGGCTATCGCTTCCCCGAGTTCCCGGTCGGCCCCGGCGAGACGTCCCAGGGGATGCTCGCGCGGCTTACGTTCGACGGCGCGCGCGAACGCTACGGGCATCCTCTCTCGAGTCGCGTCGAAGAACAGCTTCGCCACGAACTTGCAGTGATCGGCAAGCTCGAGTTGTCCGGCTACTTCCTGATCGTCTGGGACATCGTGCGGTTCTGTCGCGATCAAGGGATCCTGGTGCAGGGGCGCGGTTCGGCCGCCAACAGTGCGGTCTGTTACTCGCTCGGCATCACGGCCGTCGACGCGGTTGGGATGGAGCTTCTCTTCGAGAGGTTCCTCTCCGAGGAGCGCGGGGAATGGCCGGATATCGACCTCGATCTTCCGTCGGGCGACCGGCGCGAGCAGGTCATCCAGTACGTCTATCGACGCTACGGTCCCCCCGAGGCGATTCGCCGCGGCCCGGCGGACATCAATACGGCGGGCTCCGGTGTCGCTATGACGGCAAACGTCATCACCTACCGGGCGAAGAGCGCTCTTCGGGAAGCCGGCAAGGCGCTCGGCTTCGCGCCGCTCCAACTCGACCGCTTGAGCAAGCACATGGCGCACATCGGGTTCCACGACGAGAACGACAACCTCGTCTCGCGATTGCGCGAAGGAGGCGTCGACGTCGAATCGCCGCGCGTGAAGCTCCTGGTGCGATGTGTCGAATCGCTTCAAGGGTTGCCCCGACATCTCGGGCAACACTCGGGCGGACTCGTCATCGCCGCCGGTCGTCTCGACGAAGTCGTTCCACTCGAACCCGCAAGCATGCCGGGGCGCACGGTCGTGCAGTGGGACAAGGACGATTGCGCCGATCTCGGTTTGATCAAGATCGACCTGCTCGGCCTCGGAATGATGGCCGTACTCGAAGAGGCGCTCCCCCTCGTGCGGGAGTACGAAGGCATTGACCTCGATCTCGCGAAGCTCCCGGTGGACGACCCCGAGACCTACGCGATGATGCGTCGTGCCGATACGGTCGGCGTCTTCCAAATCGAGTCACGCGCGCAGATGGCAACCCTGCCTCGTCTCAAACCAAAGACGTTCTACGATCTGGTCGTCGAGGTCGCGATCATCCGCCCCGGTCCGATCGTCGGGCAGATGGTGCACCCGTACCTGAATCGGCGGTCGGGGCGTGAGGAGATCGTGTACCCACACCCGCGCCTCGAGCCGATCCTTCGGCGCACTCTCGGCGTGCCTTTGTTTCAGGAGCAACTGCTGCGTGTTGCGATGGCCGTCGGAGGGTTCAGTGGCGGTGAGGCCGAGGAACTGCGCCGAGCCATGGGCTTCAAGCGTTCGGTGCAATTGATGCAGGAGATCGAACAGCGCCTGCGCACCGGACTCGACGAGAACGGCATTCAGGGCGACGCCGCGGAGGCGATCGTTCGCAGCATCACGTCGTTCGCGCTCTACGGCTTTCCGGAGTCGCACGCGGCGAGCTTCGCGTTGATCGCCTATGCCTCCGCCTACTTGAAGGCGCATCACCCGGCGGCCTTCCTGTGCTCGCTGCTCAACGCGTGGCCGATGGGCTTCTACCATCCCTCGACACTCGTGAAGGACGCCCAACAGCACGGCGTTCGTGTGCTCGCGATCGACGTCACGTGTTCGAATTGGGAATCCACCATGGAGCGCGGAACGAAGGAGGGGGAGGGCCCGGCCGTTCGCTTGGGACTTCGGTTCGTTCGAGGTCTGCGCGAGGAGTCGGCACGGCGGCTTGAAGCAAGTCGGAACGAGGCACCCTTTCGTGATGTCGCCGACCTCGTACATCGGGCGGAGCTTCAACAGCGTGAAGGGGAATCTCTGGCCGAGCTCGGAGCCTTGGGTGGGCTCGCCGATCCGTCCCGGCGTGCGGCTCTTTGGCAGGTGGCCGGTCTGCCCAAACCGAGTGAGAAGCTCTTGTCGGGGTTGCCGTCGCCGGTGTCGGGTGCCGGGCCGCCACCGATGACGCGGCTGGAGGAGACTCTGGCCGACTACCGCGCGAGCGGCATCACGACCGGCCCTCACGTGATGGCCCACCTGCGGGAAGATCTCGACCGCCGCGGGATCGTCCCGGTGGCGGACATGGCGCTTCTCGCGGATGGAAGTCGGGCGACGACGGCGGGGCTGGTGATCGTCCGCCAGCGCCCGATGACCGCAAAGGGCTTCTGTTTCCTGACTTTGGAGGACGAAACGGGCATCGGAAACGCGGTCATCACGCCAAGCCGCTATGCGGACCTCCGCCGCGTCCTCTCTGCCCATCCCTTGGTGGTCCTCGAGGGGGAGATTCAGCGCAAGGACGACGTGACCCATTTGCGGGTGGATCAGATGGAACCGCTGGGCCTGGACGGGCCCACGCCCCCTTCCCACGATTTCCGCTGA
- a CDS encoding (2Fe-2S)-binding protein — translation MVVCLCQGVSEKQVREAIVNGATSRKKVTSACGAGAGCGGCHGSIRDIIREHRAAEARAAEARAAQAKAGVEPACATREPRTTDPTGFCSPVAALG, via the coding sequence ATGGTCGTTTGCCTCTGTCAGGGCGTCTCCGAGAAGCAAGTTCGCGAGGCCATCGTGAACGGCGCCACCAGCCGTAAGAAGGTCACGAGCGCCTGTGGTGCGGGGGCCGGCTGTGGCGGCTGCCACGGGTCGATCCGCGACATCATCCGGGAGCACCGTGCGGCCGAGGCGAGGGCGGCCGAGGCGAGGGCGGCCCAGGCCAAGGCCGGCGTGGAGCCGGCCTGCGCCACGAGAGAGCCGCGCACGACCGACCCGACGGGCTTCTGTTCCCCCGTCGCTGCGCTCGGCTGA
- a CDS encoding ABC transporter substrate-binding protein, with protein sequence MKLLAPLLTLAITLSTFGIARAEGPRDFVQETANQVLVVLKDPKLDSDGKIAAIQEIAYARFDFATISRLVLARNWKKLSPEQQQTFVREFKKHLSVTYGKNVDSYANETIEITGDREEPRGDWTVQSRIVRGSAADDILVDYRLRKKGDDWRVIDVVVERISLVSNFRSQLQEIVSRDGVDEMLAVLAEKNASGESIIPEDERGPS encoded by the coding sequence ATGAAGCTCCTGGCCCCGCTCCTCACCCTTGCGATCACACTCTCCACCTTCGGGATCGCCCGGGCGGAGGGCCCGCGCGACTTCGTCCAGGAGACCGCGAATCAGGTGCTCGTGGTGTTGAAGGATCCGAAGCTCGACTCCGACGGGAAGATCGCCGCGATACAAGAGATCGCCTACGCGCGGTTCGACTTCGCCACCATCTCGCGACTGGTGCTGGCGCGGAACTGGAAGAAGCTCTCGCCGGAGCAGCAGCAGACGTTCGTCCGCGAGTTCAAGAAGCACCTGTCCGTCACGTACGGGAAGAACGTCGACAGCTACGCAAACGAGACCATCGAGATCACCGGCGACCGCGAAGAACCCCGCGGCGACTGGACGGTCCAATCGAGGATCGTTCGCGGGAGTGCGGCCGACGACATCCTGGTCGACTACCGGCTGCGCAAGAAGGGCGACGACTGGCGCGTGATCGACGTGGTGGTCGAGCGGATCAGCCTCGTCTCGAACTTCCGCTCACAGCTTCAGGAGATCGTCTCGCGCGACGGAGTGGACGAGATGCTGGCCGTGCTGGCGGAGAAGAACGCGTCGGGAGAGAGCATCATCCCCGAAGACGAGCGCGGACCGAGCTGA
- a CDS encoding VacJ family lipoprotein produces the protein MNVHPIALTALLSLLLVPTSLVSNASARGPACSEPGEASVNDDDPFEPFNRAMFSVNDTLDGYILEPTARGWDFVVPHPVQRSISNFFDNLLFPIRFINNLLQGDIDPAAITVTRFAVNTTIGLGGVFDPATALDMPIQRADFGQTLGKWGSPPGPYLVWPIWGSSNIRDTTGLLVDAYFGVQTFFIDLPILIGSTAINALNARSLNLETAQGARDASFDLYVAARNAYQQQRLEHIKGIEAARAERDADLYFFEEDDFEDVAVPLDEKDAP, from the coding sequence ATGAACGTTCACCCCATCGCCCTGACCGCTCTGCTGAGCCTACTGCTCGTACCCACCTCGCTGGTATCGAACGCGTCCGCCCGCGGCCCGGCCTGCTCCGAGCCGGGGGAAGCTTCGGTCAACGACGACGACCCGTTCGAACCGTTCAACCGGGCCATGTTCTCGGTGAACGACACCCTGGACGGGTACATTCTCGAGCCGACCGCACGCGGATGGGACTTCGTCGTGCCCCACCCGGTTCAGCGCAGTATCAGCAACTTCTTCGACAACCTGCTGTTCCCGATTCGCTTCATCAACAATCTCCTGCAGGGAGACATCGACCCGGCGGCGATCACCGTCACCCGCTTTGCGGTCAACACCACCATCGGGCTCGGCGGCGTGTTCGACCCGGCGACCGCACTGGACATGCCCATCCAACGCGCCGACTTCGGCCAGACGCTGGGTAAATGGGGCTCGCCCCCTGGACCGTATCTCGTCTGGCCCATCTGGGGCTCCTCGAACATTCGCGACACGACGGGCCTCCTCGTCGATGCGTACTTCGGAGTGCAGACCTTCTTCATCGACCTGCCCATTTTGATCGGATCGACGGCGATCAACGCCTTGAACGCACGCTCACTGAATCTCGAGACGGCCCAAGGCGCGCGCGACGCTTCGTTCGACCTCTACGTCGCCGCACGCAATGCGTACCAACAGCAGCGTCTCGAACACATCAAAGGCATCGAGGCGGCTCGCGCCGAGCGCGATGCCGACCTGTACTTCTTCGAGGAAGACGATTTCGAAGACGTCGCAGTCCCGCTGGACGAAAAGGACGCACCATGA
- the mlaD gene encoding outer membrane lipid asymmetry maintenance protein MlaD, translating into MSRSPLRDLLAGVFVVAGLAAVAFLAFRVGEAPFSHKGGLALYATFDEVSGLKPLAPVDIAGVRVGRVTGISLNDDYRARVSMDLNPGLELPVDTSASIITGGLLGDRYISLQLGGEEEILGDGEEIAFTESAVVLERLIGKLVNNLGSSD; encoded by the coding sequence ATGAGTCGATCGCCGCTCCGCGATCTCCTCGCGGGTGTGTTCGTCGTCGCCGGCCTGGCGGCAGTGGCGTTCCTCGCGTTCCGCGTGGGCGAGGCGCCGTTCTCCCACAAGGGCGGACTCGCGCTATATGCAACGTTCGACGAAGTGTCGGGCTTGAAGCCCCTCGCCCCCGTCGACATCGCCGGCGTCCGTGTGGGTCGCGTCACGGGGATCTCACTGAACGATGACTATCGAGCTCGGGTGAGCATGGATCTCAATCCAGGGCTCGAACTGCCCGTCGACACGAGCGCCTCGATCATCACCGGTGGACTCCTGGGTGATCGCTACATCTCGCTGCAACTCGGCGGCGAAGAGGAGATCCTCGGAGACGGCGAAGAGATCGCCTTCACCGAGTCTGCCGTCGTGCTCGAGCGACTCATCGGCAAGCTAGTCAATAACCTCGGCTCGTCGGACTGA
- a CDS encoding MlaE family lipid ABC transporter permease subunit: MSVADAVREIGWRGLQVLSELGRMLTFTFAFLRAALTPPLRGRRFIEEIYNQGFLSLIIVCVSGLAVGMVLGLQGYNTLVRFGAESSLGTVVGLSLIRELGPVLTALLVVGRAGSATAAEIASMVTSEQLDGLRMMSIDPMEIVVAPKALALIFVMPILTTLFVLFGLTGAFFVGVGLMGLDPGIFVSGLKSSIRFSDDIGGCFFKALIFGFLAGLIATFRGYNAAPTAAGVSAATTSTVVTTSVAVLIGDYFVTALWGFRI, from the coding sequence ATGAGTGTGGCGGACGCAGTTCGGGAGATCGGCTGGCGGGGGCTCCAGGTCCTGTCCGAGCTCGGGCGGATGCTGACGTTCACGTTCGCGTTCCTGCGGGCCGCCCTGACGCCACCACTGCGCGGGCGGCGATTCATCGAAGAGATCTACAATCAGGGCTTCCTGTCCCTGATCATCGTGTGCGTCTCCGGCCTCGCGGTGGGTATGGTCCTGGGCCTCCAGGGCTACAACACGCTCGTTCGCTTCGGCGCGGAGAGCTCGCTCGGCACCGTCGTCGGGCTGAGCCTCATCCGGGAGCTGGGGCCGGTGCTCACCGCGCTTCTGGTCGTCGGGCGCGCCGGCTCCGCGACTGCCGCCGAGATCGCATCGATGGTCACCTCCGAGCAGCTCGACGGCCTCCGGATGATGTCGATCGACCCCATGGAGATCGTCGTGGCGCCCAAGGCGCTGGCGCTGATCTTCGTAATGCCGATCCTGACGACCCTATTCGTCCTCTTCGGGCTCACCGGCGCGTTCTTTGTCGGGGTCGGGCTCATGGGGCTCGACCCGGGGATCTTCGTCTCGGGTCTAAAATCGTCCATCCGGTTCTCCGATGACATCGGGGGATGCTTCTTCAAAGCCTTGATCTTTGGTTTCCTCGCCGGTTTGATCGCGACTTTCCGTGGATACAACGCTGCACCTACGGCCGCGGGAGTCAGCGCCGCAACGACGTCGACCGTCGTCACCACGTCCGTGGCGGTTCTCATCGGTGATTACTTCGTGACAGCACTTTGGGGGTTCCGAATTTGA
- a CDS encoding ATP-binding cassette domain-containing protein: MEGSPAYDAHVRFEHVRMHFGERTVFDDLTCGFPRGQISVLLGGSGSGKSTLLRLLGGLIRPEAGRIFVGDEEVTGASEAALYSVRSRIGMLFQGGALLDSLTIFDNLALPLREHSDLPADAIATAVRAQLSSVGLEKIDHLLPGQLSGGMLRRAALARAILREPEILLCDEPFSGLDPASVKRIEMLLAKINQERGITVLVISHHIASTLRLADHALLLLPGRSVEGKPADLRRSEDQEVADFFDEDLAIDDVTLAPSETIQP; encoded by the coding sequence ATGGAAGGCTCCCCCGCGTACGACGCGCACGTCCGGTTCGAACACGTCCGAATGCACTTCGGCGAGCGAACCGTCTTCGACGACCTCACCTGCGGGTTTCCTCGCGGCCAGATCTCCGTCCTCCTGGGCGGCAGTGGCTCCGGGAAGAGCACGCTCCTGAGGCTCCTAGGAGGCCTGATCCGCCCCGAGGCTGGGCGCATCTTCGTGGGGGACGAGGAGGTCACTGGCGCCTCCGAGGCCGCGCTTTACTCGGTCCGATCCCGGATCGGCATGCTCTTTCAGGGCGGCGCCCTTCTCGATTCCCTGACGATCTTCGACAACCTCGCGCTCCCGCTCCGGGAGCACTCCGACCTGCCGGCCGACGCGATCGCGACCGCGGTCCGCGCCCAGCTCTCGTCGGTGGGTCTCGAAAAGATCGATCACCTGCTCCCGGGGCAGCTGTCCGGCGGCATGCTGAGGCGTGCGGCGCTCGCCCGGGCGATCCTCCGGGAGCCCGAGATCCTCCTATGCGACGAGCCCTTCTCTGGGCTGGACCCGGCCTCGGTGAAGCGGATCGAGATGCTTCTCGCGAAGATCAATCAGGAGCGCGGGATCACCGTCCTCGTGATTTCCCACCACATAGCCTCCACTCTGCGGCTTGCCGACCACGCCCTGCTCCTCCTGCCCGGACGCTCGGTCGAGGGGAAGCCGGCCGACCTGCGGCGCAGCGAAGATCAGGAGGTTGCCGACTTCTTCGATGAAGACCTCGCAATAGACGACGTGACGCTCGCGCCGTCAGAGACCATCCAGCCATGA
- a CDS encoding ribose-phosphate pyrophosphokinase: MTDGNTHGDVAKDSIKIFAGNSNLELARDISAYLGVNIARAELRRFSDGEINVDIQENVRGGDVFVLQSTSTPGNDHLMELLLILDALKRASAGRITAVVPYYGYARQDRKVAPRAPISAKLVADLLETAGASRLLTMDLHAGQIQGFFNIPVDNLYATPVLLKHLRERVAGTPCTVISPDAGGVERARAFAKRLDGSLAVIDKRRSGPNEVAEMNIIGEVGSRIAILVDDMVDTAGTLTNAAEAAIAAGAQEVLAVCTHAVLSGPAIERLEKSQIKELIVTNTIQLGEHAGRCEKIHTLNVAPLIGEAIRRTHHEESISSLFI; the protein is encoded by the coding sequence ATGACCGACGGAAATACCCACGGCGACGTCGCAAAGGACTCGATCAAGATCTTTGCGGGTAACTCGAACCTCGAGCTCGCGCGGGACATCTCCGCTTACCTCGGCGTGAACATCGCCCGGGCAGAGCTCCGACGCTTCAGCGACGGCGAGATCAACGTCGACATCCAGGAGAACGTCCGCGGTGGCGACGTCTTCGTTCTTCAGTCGACCTCGACGCCCGGGAACGACCATCTGATGGAACTGCTGCTCATCCTCGACGCTTTGAAGCGTGCGTCGGCCGGGCGCATAACGGCGGTCGTTCCGTATTACGGGTATGCGCGGCAGGATCGGAAGGTCGCGCCCCGGGCACCGATAAGCGCCAAGCTCGTGGCCGATCTGCTGGAGACCGCAGGCGCCTCGCGCCTCCTCACGATGGATCTGCATGCCGGCCAGATACAGGGCTTCTTCAACATCCCGGTCGACAATCTCTACGCGACGCCGGTCCTCCTGAAACACCTGCGCGAGCGAGTCGCAGGGACGCCCTGCACGGTGATCTCACCGGACGCCGGCGGCGTGGAGCGCGCACGAGCATTCGCCAAGCGGCTCGACGGCTCTCTGGCCGTCATCGACAAGCGCCGCTCAGGCCCCAACGAAGTGGCCGAGATGAACATCATCGGCGAGGTAGGCTCCCGAATCGCCATCCTTGTCGACGACATGGTCGACACCGCCGGCACCCTCACGAACGCGGCCGAGGCGGCGATTGCCGCTGGGGCACAAGAGGTTTTGGCGGTTTGCACGCACGCGGTCCTCTCGGGGCCGGCCATCGAACGCCTCGAGAAATCACAGATCAAGGAGCTGATCGTCACCAATACGATCCAGCTCGGCGAGCACGCCGGCCGGTGCGAGAAGATCCACACCCTGAACGTCGCTCCACTCATCGGCGAAGCGATCCGCCGGACCCATCACGAAGAATCGATCAGCTCACTCTTCATCTGA
- a CDS encoding 50S ribosomal protein L25, whose product MESLVLEVEKRETGGKGPARRVRMEGKLPGIFYGPGTEAMPLKMDLTTFERGIRGLEGTHLIQLKSPESDLDGKMVLVRDVQVEPVSEGALHVDLIEVPLDKPIDVRVPLHFVGKPEGVTLGGLLQPILRELHVSCLPTQIPESIDVDVTPLAIHDVLHENDLVLPDGAKLTRSDNQPVVSVQPPTVTEKLAGEEADAADAAPAAEGGEGDAKPAESSEGGDKDKDKS is encoded by the coding sequence ATGGAATCGTTGGTACTCGAAGTTGAAAAGCGCGAAACGGGCGGCAAAGGCCCGGCTCGACGCGTTCGCATGGAAGGCAAGCTGCCGGGCATCTTCTACGGTCCCGGCACGGAGGCGATGCCTCTGAAGATGGATCTGACCACGTTCGAGCGTGGCATTCGCGGACTCGAGGGGACGCATCTGATCCAGCTCAAGTCTCCCGAGAGCGACCTCGACGGCAAGATGGTCCTCGTGCGCGACGTCCAGGTGGAGCCGGTCAGTGAGGGCGCTTTACATGTCGATCTGATCGAGGTTCCGCTCGACAAGCCGATCGACGTGCGCGTCCCGCTGCACTTCGTCGGAAAGCCGGAGGGCGTGACTCTCGGCGGCTTGTTGCAGCCGATTCTGCGCGAGTTGCACGTCAGCTGCTTGCCTACGCAGATTCCGGAGTCGATCGACGTCGACGTGACACCTCTCGCGATCCACGACGTTCTTCACGAGAACGACCTGGTGCTCCCCGACGGTGCGAAGTTGACTCGCAGCGACAACCAGCCGGTGGTGTCGGTGCAGCCTCCGACGGTCACCGAAAAGCTGGCAGGCGAAGAGGCCGACGCGGCCGATGCGGCACCTGCTGCCGAGGGCGGCGAGGGCGATGCGAAGCCGGCGGAGTCGTCGGAAGGCGGGGACAAGGACAAGGACAAGTCCTGA
- the pth gene encoding aminoacyl-tRNA hydrolase yields MGERRAIVGLGNPGPRYDGTRHNIGFVVVDAVGARVDAPLERADHGALWSRASSEDFGEIFFAKPQSYMNRSGEPLAALLEDWAVAPTDVLVVHDDVDLEIGRLKLKQGGGMGGHRGLLSIEEETGTRDFCRLRFGVGRPLAGQDTAEYVLERFPGSADEEMAGAVVRARDGALDWLRLDFQAAMKNVNTWAEKPVEPDGSGC; encoded by the coding sequence TTGGGAGAACGACGGGCGATCGTCGGCCTGGGCAATCCCGGTCCGCGGTACGACGGCACGAGGCACAACATCGGCTTCGTGGTGGTCGACGCGGTCGGGGCGCGGGTGGATGCTCCCCTGGAGCGTGCCGATCACGGGGCGCTTTGGAGCCGGGCGTCTTCTGAGGATTTCGGCGAGATTTTTTTCGCGAAACCCCAGAGCTACATGAACCGAAGCGGCGAGCCTCTGGCGGCTCTCCTGGAAGACTGGGCCGTCGCCCCCACGGACGTCCTGGTCGTGCACGACGACGTCGATCTCGAGATCGGGCGTCTAAAACTGAAGCAGGGTGGGGGCATGGGGGGGCATCGAGGCCTCCTGTCGATCGAGGAAGAGACCGGAACACGGGATTTTTGCCGTCTCCGGTTCGGCGTAGGCCGGCCACTGGCCGGGCAGGACACCGCAGAGTACGTTCTGGAGCGTTTTCCGGGGTCTGCGGACGAGGAGATGGCTGGCGCTGTGGTGAGAGCGCGCGACGGGGCTTTGGACTGGTTGCGGCTGGATTTCCAAGCAGCGATGAAGAACGTCAACACGTGGGCCGAGAAGCCCGTTGAACCGGACGGGTCCGGTTGCTAG
- the rpsF gene encoding 30S ribosomal protein S6 — translation MRTYEITIALHPDLGEAGVKEQVEKVSEIISSNEGSVKQVAEWGLRDLAYPIKKEKRAIFQVVVFEGNGAIVAELERNLRISDHALRYITIRVDPDRPPLEIGRPRRDPESGTGEDGEGAAPAEAAAEEQKPAAVEAPTDAPAAS, via the coding sequence ATGCGTACGTATGAGATCACGATCGCCCTGCACCCCGATCTTGGGGAAGCGGGGGTCAAGGAGCAGGTCGAGAAGGTCAGCGAGATCATCTCCTCCAACGAGGGCTCGGTGAAGCAGGTTGCCGAGTGGGGGCTCCGCGATCTCGCGTACCCGATCAAGAAGGAGAAGCGCGCGATCTTCCAGGTCGTCGTTTTCGAGGGCAACGGCGCGATCGTTGCCGAGCTCGAGCGCAACCTGCGCATCTCCGATCACGCACTTCGCTACATCACGATCCGGGTCGATCCCGATCGTCCCCCTCTCGAGATCGGTCGTCCGCGACGCGACCCCGAGAGCGGCACCGGTGAAGACGGAGAAGGCGCGGCCCCAGCCGAGGCCGCAGCCGAAGAGCAGAAGCCCGCAGCCGTCGAAGCGCCGACGGACGCCCCCGCGGCTTCCTGA